The genomic stretch taaacattaattaaatggCTAAGCCTTTGGAAAGTCCAATGACAGGCTAGGTATAAAACCGAAATTCCGCTGAAGCAAGCAGTACCCGGTCAAAGCTGTGCAGTTTCAATAAAGCATGGCTGCAGCCCACTTGCCACACACGTTGTCTGCTTAATGAACCCAAACAAAACAAGGTCTGTGCTCGAGAGTCTAAACCACATCAAGGCAGCTTAAATAGCATGTAGGCTGCCACACTTGTTCATGGTTTAAGCAAATGGATTCTCTGGGAACCATTTTAGAATCTACAATTCACCATGTTGAGATGAGACATAGAATTACGCAATAAGATGCATCAATCCACTGCTTACAGGCGATCTGGGCCAACTCTAAAGTAATCCAAGGCTTACTCAAGCCTGTGATAAAATAACTGGCAAAGATTAAGAAGTTGGCTAACCGAATATAAGAAGCTTTGTCACTATTTGTCTCACCTGTAATAGAGAAGTTCCATCTCTAGCTGCTGCATGTGCCTTTGCAGGACAGGTACATGGCTGGCTTTGGCTTCCAGCTCTTTCACTTTGCCCAAGCCACTGAGCAAAGCCTCCCTGGCTTCCTCCACCTTCTTTCTCATCTCCACCTGCTCCTTCTTCAGGGTTCTGTTGCATTCCTCTAGCAACAGCACAGCCTCCCTAGATACACGCAGCTCCTGCTCCAGCTTCTTGTTGAGGAGTATGACATCTTCAACCTGCTCAGAGTTCCGGACCAGTTCTGACTCCGTGAAGAAGTTCTGAAGTCTTTTCACACTGCCCTGAGTGGTGGATTTCTGAACCATGCGCTTATGATGGCCAACAAAGCAGCCACTGTCTTGCCTGTGTTTCACATGGCTTTTCCAAAGTCCAACCTAAAGTGTGCAGAAAATATCAGTATCCGATGAAACAGTCAAAACAGTAGATTCCACAGTGTGGCCGCacactttgtgtttttcagtTAATTGATCATACAGTCATACTGTTGAGCATTGGAAAAAAGTTTGTTAGTAACTGTTTGTTACTCAATTCAATGTAAGTTTAATTTGTCATATACAAAAGATTATACAAATTAAATTCTCCTTATAGTGGTATTCTTGTCAGCAGGTTCTTAGCCACGTGACGCATTTAGTGTTAGACATGTAGAAGGCAGGTAGGAGGACATATAAGGTAATTGTAGTGTAATGTAGGAGGACATATAAGGTAATTGTAGTGTGCATAAAAggaccctaacactaaccctaggAACACAATACAGGAATAGTCCTTGAAttggacatacacacacatctatactcTTTCAAACCCAGGGCAAATTTAGCATAGCTAAACCACCTACTTTCATATAGGAAACTAGATAACCCAGAGGAAACACAGCATGAACATGCTCAGAACAGGAAGAACACAGCAGCCTGAGCTCGGGTTCGAACCAGAGACCCAATCCCACTTTTTGCATTTATAATATGATACTGTAACATTCTCTCATTAAACAAGCTGTCTATCTGCAAGCTTCGTTTACCAAATTCTATGAAACATCAGGTGCAATGTCTCTGTGCTTTAGGTTCAATTAAAGATCTGTGTTGTGTGAGTAATTGTGGTACTTTAAACATGTTCATGAAGCtcagtaaaaaatattttaaatccaTTCAGGGTTTGTCATTTCGATGACGGTTTCAGACTGATGTTGGAACTTTTATTAAAATTGGTGTTTCCCTAATTGAGATTAACCAATCTAACTCAAATATCCCTGCTTTCATATAAGCTATAGGTGACATCCCAATCTAACACCAAATGACACAGTCATCTCTCAGGCCTCCAAGTTGAATTTGATATCATTTATGTTTAAGGAAAGTTCCATGATTTCATAACATCACAGACTACAATGTGGTGCAGGTGTAAAACGGAGACGTGTCTTTCACAACCTGCGTCAGTCATTGTGAAGATTGGGTGAAGCAACGCTGATCATTGCAGAACACGCTCAATGATTACTTTCGCCACTATTCTAGGTATGACGCATAAAGTGTAAATGAAGCgtcaagtaaaaataaaaatgcataaatatagaagaagaaggagCAGCAAGAAAAAGTTTGTTTATGAAACACAACTCACTTGTAAAGCCAAAGAGCGCGCATCACTGCTTTGAAGAGCCGCACGCATGTCCTCCACTAACTCCCGCAGACTTGCGTTTTCCTCCTCCAGTTTGGCTATCCTGTCCTCCGCTTCCTCCAAAGCCACAATGTCCTCATAACATTCGCGCGTACATGAACCTTGCCTGCATCCTGTACTGTACTGATCTGATGCATTCGTGGAGTCTCTAGCGCGCCTCTCGGTGCCCAGGCTTAGAAGCTTCTCTCTGCGCCTCATTGGGCTCCGGAGGCGGATTTGGGTCTCAATGTGCTCGCTCTCTCGTCCCACCAGCAGCCGGCCGTCCTCATAAAGGCAACCAGCCTTGGTGCTGAAGTAACCGCACAGTTTGGCGTGGAACTGACGGAACGTGAACTCGCTCGGTAAACTGTCCAAAACCCCCGCGCACTCCTCCGACTCGGTCTCCTTATTCAGCCCCAGGATTTCACATAGGATCTGGAAATCCTCCACTGGGATTTTGCCGTCTCCTTGACAGTCCAGATGATGGAAAATCTCCTGCAGGTACTGATCCAGACCAGTGGCGAGAACTATGATCTCGTTCTCCACGCCGCGGTCGAGCCCGTAATGGTAAGCCAGTGTGCTCACTATCCATTGTGTTCTGCGCGCCGGGCGGCTGTACGGATCACATACTTCTAATGTCTCCATTCTCTGTGTTTCACTTAGAAGAATTCCATTTATAGAGAAATGTGTTACATTTAGCAGATTCAGCAAAAAATACGAACGAGCTACTCAGCCGAACATCATCCTCTTCTCCTGCAGCGGtacgcgcgcgtgtgtatgtgtgtgtgtgtgtgtgtgtgtgtgtgtgtgtgtgtgtgtgtgtgtgtgtgtgtgtgtgtgtgtgtgtgtgtgtgtgtgtgtgtgtgtgtgtgtgtgtgtgtgtgtgtgtctgtgtgtgtgtgtgagtgtgagtgtgagtgtgtgtgtgtgtgtgtgtgtgtctgtgtgtctgtgtgtgtgtatggggcgCTGCTGCGGAATGTAGCGTACAGCCCACCAAacacaggagagaaaaaacTTTTGAAAAGCAGTTAACCATTTGCTGGTACCTAACAGTTCCTCATCCCACTTTTCTGTAAAGAGTTTCTcaaaaacatgattttattcTGATTTGTGTTACAGTGGGACACAAAGAGGATCACAATCAGCCATAAGAGttagaatgagtgtgtgagtatgagtatATCTGACTGATCCGGAAAACCTGAATCTATATACAGTTTTATTAAAACCAGACAAAGTAATGTGTTTAACATTGCGTCGGGTTTGGATTCTTGTGAAAACTGCTATAGCtccaaaatacataaataaataataaataaataaataaataaataatctaaaaaatcagaataaaattaataataataataataataataataataataataataataaatagatacatTGATTTATGTCCatccatttttatatatttatttatgtaaataaataaacaaacaaataaatagatagatagataaataaataaatacaaattataataaaatgaataacaacaacaataataattatgataataatataacaacaacaacaacaataataataataatagatacatttatttatttccatatttatgtacataaataaataaatgacaccgTTAATTACTTAGCGTGTCATAAGCTAAATCTGTGCTACCTATCTAATACTTGCTCATTCCATGAGCCTTTTCCCcgattaaaatgtcatttaaactaAATCCCTGATCTATTTTCCCTCATTGCAGTAAAACTAAACAGAATTTCACtcagatgggaaaaaaaattcaaacttcTGGAACATTGTTTCCTGAGTGACAGTTGCTGTGCGCGCGAGCCCGGTTGCCTAGGCAACACAACGCTTTCACTGTAACAGAAGAGgcagtggatttttttttaactcggGCTTTTCAAACGGTGTGTAAAAATCTACTGGGAGTTTGGAAAGTTTTATTACATCCTTAATAAGTGTGAGAGACGAGGTaaactttttagttttttttcttttcgatATTGTAACATAAGAATAGGAGTAATGGTTCATGTTGTCCTGCTTGTTTCTGCTAAGCTATAAACAATTTAGAGAAAAAATGTCACTTAACATTAATATTAGCTTAGCATAAGGAATTGTTTACACACATGATTGTGTAGACTGAAAACTACACAGGGGGTGTATTTGAgttcatatttataaatgtagtcATGCATTTTAATCCATATTTGGAGTTTATCCATATGCAAATATTTTCAGACATTCTTTGTAATAAATGCTAATAGCTAACAGTGCTTTTGGATAGGTATTAAATTCATATTTGTTTaactgttgttaaaatgttaatataaccTAACTGACAGGTTACATGAGAATATAATATAAGTTTAAGAggatattgaaaaaaaaaaaaatcttgaccatTTAATGAATTCAACTACATTTTAGGACACTGTTGAATTTATATACATGTTTAAAGACACACAAAGGTCTGTGGTGACCTGTAAGACAGTGGTGTTGTATGATTCTTGTCATGAGATTCatgttatataaacatttttctttgttaatatAGTTAAAATATAAACTATTCTTGTGTTTTACTAAAATAGGATTCTAAAGATGGAATCTGGTACCTCGAAAACCTCAGTGGATCAGTTGAGCAGCAACAGTTATGATGACAGGCAGTCTTCTGATAAACAAGAAACTTATGATGGGAATAATGATGTTgatgacaatgctgtccataaCTCTGAAAGCAAAGAGACAGAGCCTGAGCCAGCTGGGCCATGCCCCCAAATAACTGACAGCTACTTAGAGTGCAACGCTGATTCCAGCTACACAGTCACCTGCACGGTTAGCATGGTGCTGGCTGTGCCCAGAGGTGCAGGGAGTTTTTGACTTTTATTGTAGAAAGTGTTCTCAGTGCATATAGTTTTCATTCCTGTATGATGTATAagaattttgacattttgttgCCAATTGTGCTCAGAAAATGTTGTCTTTTCTGGCATCAAGGTTATGAAGATGACCCAGTTTTGGCTGTAGAGAATGAGAGGCAACTCAGAACAGCCCAGTCTAAATCTATTATAGAGGCGCCCAAAGCTCAGGCCTATTACCACGTAGAGTACAAGCTCCTGCCTGACGATAGTGAGCCAATCAAAGTTGACCTGGTGATGTTCGGTTTGGTGGCAAAGGTGTATATGGATAATGAGACAAAGGTAATAAACAAGATTTGCTTTCATTTTGGAACTTTCACAATTCGgtactgatatatatatatatttgcttttTCACATTcagtatttgtgtatatatataaaggacTTAATGTCTTCAAAATTAGATCCTTAGTATGCagcaatgttttcttttatacatACAGAATTCCCAATATgttttgtgcctgtgtgtaggTGCTGAAGCCATGGCAGCAGGGTGATCTCCTTTGGCTTGGCTGGTCTCAATCTGTGAAGCTCAAAGTGACCAGAGAGCTGCTTATAAAGATGTCATCACATAAAGTAACGTTCAGGGTATGGGACACCAAGGACAGGGTGTCTCCTAAAGCAAAATATGACAGACCCAAAGCCTTCAGATTGTTACAGGGAAGGAGGGTGGAGGATCCAGAGCAAAGAGGTGTGCTCACAGCTAAAGCAAATGTTTACAAAGAGTTTCAAGCATGATTATATAACCTGTCTGTTTTTCTAAACAGGATTTCCTGAATGTGTTATGAACACTAGAGCTAATGTTAATAAGCAACTTGTTATGAGTGGACATATATAGATAACAAAATACACTGCACAATGTACACTGCAGTTTAATTATAGGCATAATTCACAAGATTTTGGCCAGGATTACTGAGAGGTATataagtatacatttttttattgcttacaCAAGAAACTGACTCCATTGTGTAAATTGTGTGGTGGTAGGGACTATCCAGGACTGTGAACTGGAAAGTGCAGGTAATTATTCATCACTTCTTTGAATTCAGCTCCTTTCATTTTGGttgctctttaattaaaatGGCTTGATTACATGAAAGCTCATGAAATCCTAGGGTAATGTTTCACCAAATGTTTCCTAAGGTGGCATAAAGGGTATGGTGTATAAATTGCAAGCTCTTTATGAGAAGCAGAACCCAGCAACTTccaaaaaatggcaaaaatatgCCATATCAACAGACTACCAACAAACTTCAAAGCTCAAGTGTGACACAGGTAGAAACATGCGGCATTGCTTTTAGTAGTGGCTAAAATCTAGGCTGCAGTGACCGATCAAGCTTCTCTTGTGTAACTTTACAGATGATCCCAGTATCCCCACAATGGTGGCAACTGAGAAACCTCTGTTGTCTGCAGTTCTGAATACTGGTGGATCGCTGGAACAAAGAGCTACATTTTCCAACCGAAGGTTAAACATTGCAATTCCTTCTGACACTTCATGACTTAGGAGAGCTAATTATTTATGCACTTAATCTGCTTAATACTCTTCTGTCTTGCTAATAACATAATGTGTAAATGATCAGTCCAGTTCCTGCACaaaatttttattgtaaatttgaTGTGGTGGTATTATACTGTCATAGAATCCTGCATTAAAATTCTTCCGGTTTAGCCCCAGACATGATTGCTTTTCACAAAACCAGTCTAAAGAAACCTGTTAAATAATTGTTATATATTCTAGTTATGGGGGAAAGCAGAAACCTCAAACTGCTGATCCAAAAATCATCACATCTGAAGCCACTGCGGATCAAGAAAAGGACACGGCATTGTCAACATTAGCAAAGAAACCCTCATTAGATCCCTGTACGAAAGGCCCAGAGGATACTACAACAATCtgtatctttttaaaaataagttaaCTACTGTGATTACATTTGAGTTTAACTAGTCATGAGGTTTAGTATAGTGAATTATTAGCTGAGAAATGCTTGATCTGTCATTCTCCTTCATTTGTGTCACGTACTTCTGTGGCTTCTTGTTCAAGGTTCAACTTCTATGAAGAGTGGCACACTGAAGGACAACAGCTTGTTGGTGTCCAAGAAGAAACATGCTTATAAAACTGATCAGGAGAGAACAGCAGAGGAGGACATGAGCAAAAATGAAGTGGCTTTGGCTGAGCTCAGGACGGTGCATTTTCTTGCAGGTATGCAATAAGGtcaagtttgtgtgtgaggtataggaaataaacactcagaaaGTTTCTCAGGCTTTTCTAAAGATGGAAGGCTGATCAGCTGCATTCATCACTACTATGCAGTTCAGCCATGTGTTTCCCGTCAGCAAgttgtatgtttatgtaatGTGTTGTAAGAGTGTTTGGGGGTTTCTCTTCTGCTCTTCCTGTGCACTGTAGGGGTGGATCTGGACGAATGGTCCTCCTGCAGAGCCCAGGTTTCTGAGGCCTCTAATTGGCTGTGGAAAGGCATCAGTGTAAGCCAGCCGACTGCTAGCTAGGCTTTTGATGTCTCCCACAATGAGCCACAGCAGGAGCCTCTGATGAAAGCTTTCACTTGGGAAACACTTCAGTCTTTCTCCTATAAAGTGAAGCCAGACAAATCCCATAGACCTACTTTCACTGTGGAGCTGAGAAGAATGGAGGCTATTATACAATGATGTTATTATTTTGGCAGTATACTAACAGGCTAAgcaaaatatctttaaaaagaTCTAAAAACAGGAAAATTCTGTATAGTGTAATGAGAATGAGAAACAAAGCAATATAAGTGTTAATAATATAAGATATTAAGCAATTCATTTGTTTGCAAAAATtaaatttatggcatttggcacacacccttatccagagcgatatacactggttcactaggttacagactgaggataccatcaacctaaaactctcttcagggttttttttttttttttttttaaatatacacataaccGAATTAAAATAACACAACTCCAGAACAGTTTAGTCTAGAACAGAGTTCACAAAAGTCAGACCTACCTTACCAGAagaaaatatattcaaaataaagaGATAAAGCACACTGCaaacaaattttgaaaaacaatGCTTCATAAATAATACCTGTAAATATAATGTGACATTTCCCACCATTTTGAAGGTGGCTGATGGTCAGTTCTTGCATGCCATGTACTGTAACTTTAAAGGGTTTTCTCTCTTGTAATAGTTAACTCTAGGTCATTGTAGACCTTGGGTAAAGAGATTCCTGGCTTATCATTCTTTCATGTCACAGTGCTCATACTTTACATGGGGTTAACGATTAATCCTGGGTATTCGTGGTCCGACATTtaaaactgtatattttaaaccCTGAATTAACaatcttatttgcatatttgtgatTCAACAAACATGATTGGATAAATACAGCATGTGATCAGTTTAAAAATTGGCTTATCTTGTGCTGGCACATAAAAAAATACTACCATgttttttggcaaaaaaaaaacaatgaaaaaaaaagaaaaaacccaacaacataAACTTCTGTTTACACATCACACTGTTTCTGTGACTATATCATAACATGTGATATGAAGCTCACGCTTTTCACATTCTGATTGGGTGTGTGTTGCTTGGCATCTTGTCATAACATTCGAACATTGCATCCTTTTACACCATACACATATGTGGGGCTTTTGAGCAGCATTTCATCACCCTGGGTAAAATGTGGTGCTAACCCTACTTCAAAATTACAAGTATGAAATGTTCCCCTATCCAGAGCTGAAAGCAGGGTTTAGAACAATAATAACGTAGGTGATAGATAAGAGAACTAGTTAACTGTTTTTGATACTATTCATTCATGTGATTGCTTTGTGtgcatatataatattatgtctttcctttttttccccttaacaATGAATTTCTCTGGTCCGTTTGGAAGGAGAGACGTCACTGACAGACTGTTTGATGATCTGCTGCAGAAAAGTGTTTAAAGTCCTGTGCAGCATCACTCTGGATCAGCCACTTATGTCTGAAGAACTCAAGGCTGAGTTGAACCCATTGATCATCACAATCTCATCAGCATCTTCTCTGCCCTCTACTCCTGTTCCATTCTATGACCTTGAGGTAGTCTGTTATAGACTTAAACTTAGGACCAGCACCTTTTATGTAGAACATTGTTTTGTGATATATGACAAGTTTTCTTCACATTCTGGCAGATAAATGACATCTAAGATTTCTTCTCATTCTGGCCTGCTTAGAAGGTCTCTGTGATGCCCTACATTCTTTCATGTAATCAACAAACTGTAGATCACTAACATTTAGCCGGTCACAACCTAGTATTTTGGCATTTGTAAATGTGCTTGGATTTGTATTTTGAACATTTAGCATGGATTTGTTTTATGATCATTCTTTTTTTGCACTTACAGCAAAAATGCATGCCTGTATACTGCCAGTACAAGTTTCACAACATGCCTGCCTACAGAACCAAAGGGCTGAGTCACGGATCAAACATATATTTCAAGGACGTGAACGTGATCCTCACTGGCCTCCTCAGCACTGAAGAGCTGCATGAGTTCTTAAGGGGTCCACCATTAGAGATTGAGATTCATGACCGTGATAGGAAAGTCAAAGAACCTTCTTCAAGTCCAGCAATTTTTGGCACAGAGGCCACTGATGACAAATTAGCCAGCACAGCTCTAGTCCATACCAAACAGACCATCTACTGCCCATTTGAGGAAAAGAGGAAACCATGTGACCCGTTTGGTATTGCCAAGCTAAACCTTTCTGATCTTCTGAGAGGACACAGGTGTCTGAAACTCAGCCTACCAATAAGAAGTTACCATCCAGTGCAATGGCTAGGCACTGACAAACAAGATTGGGGGGATAATGAGCCTGAGACAACAGATGCCCAGGACCAAGCTATGCCAAATGGTCATTATCTCCAAGCGAAAGCAGAGCTCAAGGTGCAGGTTGAAATAGCACACCCGTTCAATCCTGACCCTGACAAAAGTGAAGGACATTGTCCATTAGGCCGTATCATATACATTTTCAAATACAACAATATTACTTTTCTGGAACGACTGAGGTCTGAAATTTTGAAAGTCAATGCAGTAGCATTTCAACTACATGGCTATAATGAAGACGTGGCTCAAAGAA from Tachysurus fulvidraco isolate hzauxx_2018 chromosome 2, HZAU_PFXX_2.0, whole genome shotgun sequence encodes the following:
- the efcc1 gene encoding EF-hand and coiled-coil domain-containing protein 1 isoform X1, giving the protein METLEVCDPYSRPARRTQWIVSTLAYHYGLDRGVENEIIVLATGLDQYLQEIFHHLDCQGDGKIPVEDFQILCEILGLNKETESEECAGVLDSLPSEFTFRQFHAKLCGYFSTKAGCLYEDGRLLVGRESEHIETQIRLRSPMRRREKLLSLGTERRARDSTNASDQYSTGCRQGSCTRECYEDIVALEEAEDRIAKLEEENASLRELVEDMRAALQSSDARSLALQVGLWKSHVKHRQDSGCFVGHHKRMVQKSTTQGSVKRLQNFFTESELVRNSEQVEDVILLNKKLEQELRVSREAVLLLEECNRTLKKEQVEMRKKVEEAREALLSGLGKVKELEAKASHVPVLQRHMQQLEMELLYYRAEIPKFPASKMFSSTDELHFRGNMHQSSRCCLDTQRDRGSPTGHAETSHDNMEEQLFRSVEGQAASDEEEERWTGEQQRQVDEVKRILTRLSCCGDRCDERALKKLLSHWGESWAEESHTAVLQLLERVSRLHKQLELRESQVWRSETDPEQVTDSLVQELQQKAEETELLHRELQMLETERVRLSLVEEKLMDLLQLLQQLRDLNVSRRSLGKILLSTLESCSDPYHGTFPNRVSVTHQQNHCHSFSLIVNIHLAFFHTGKAHILEVLNALCHELAACEILSSSGTSENPQSHSSLTNSLLISC
- the efcc1 gene encoding EF-hand and coiled-coil domain-containing protein 1 isoform X2; translation: METLEVCDPYSRPARRTQWIVSTLAYHYGLDRGVENEIIVLATGLDQYLQEIFHHLDCQGDGKIPVEDFQILCEILGLNKETESEECAGVLDSLPSEFTFRQFHAKLCGYFSTKAGCLYEDGRLLVGRESEHIETQIRLRSPMRRREKLLSLGTERRARDSTNASDQYSTGCRQGSCTRECYEDIVALEEAEDRIAKLEEENASLRELVEDMRAALQSSDARSLALQVGLWKSHVKHRQDSGCFVGHHKRMVQKSTTQGSVKRLQNFFTESELVRNSEQVEDVILLNKKLEQELRVSREAVLLLEECNRTLKKEQVEMRKKVEEAREALLSGLGKVKELEAKASHVPVLQRHMQQLEMELLYYRAEIPKFPASKMFSSTDELHFRGNMHQSSRCCLDTQRDRGSPTGHAETSHDNMEEQLFRSVEGQAASDEEEERWTGEQQRQVDEVKRILTRLSCCGDRCDERALKKLLSHWGESWAEESHTAVLQLLERVSRLHKQLELRESQVWRSETDPEQVTDSLVQELQQKAEETELLHRELQMLETERVRLSLVEEKLMDLLQLLQQLRDLNVSRRSLGKILLSTLESCSDPYHGKAHILEVLNALCHELAACEILSSSGTSENPQSHSSLTNSLLISC
- the cfap92 gene encoding uncharacterized protein cfap92 isoform X1 — protein: MESGTSKTSVDQLSSNSYDDRQSSDKQETYDGNNDVDDNAVHNSESKETEPEPAGPCPQITDSYLECNADSSYTVTCTVSMVLAVPRGYEDDPVLAVENERQLRTAQSKSIIEAPKAQAYYHVEYKLLPDDSEPIKVDLVMFGLVAKVYMDNETKVLKPWQQGDLLWLGWSQSVKLKVTRELLIKMSSHKVTFRVWDTKDRVSPKAKYDRPKAFRLLQGRRVEDPEQRGTIQDCELESAGGIKGMVYKLQALYEKQNPATSKKWQKYAISTDYQQTSKLKCDTDDPSIPTMVATEKPLLSAVLNTGGSLEQRATFSNRSYGGKQKPQTADPKIITSEATADQEKDTALSTLAKKPSLDPCTKGPEDTTTICSTSMKSGTLKDNSLLVSKKKHAYKTDQERTAEEDMSKNEVALAELRTVHFLAGETSLTDCLMICCRKVFKVLCSITLDQPLMSEELKAELNPLIITISSASSLPSTPVPFYDLEQKCMPVYCQYKFHNMPAYRTKGLSHGSNIYFKDVNVILTGLLSTEELHEFLRGPPLEIEIHDRDRKVKEPSSSPAIFGTEATDDKLASTALVHTKQTIYCPFEEKRKPCDPFGIAKLNLSDLLRGHRCLKLSLPIRSYHPVQWLGTDKQDWGDNEPETTDAQDQAMPNGHYLQAKAELKVQVEIAHPFNPDPDKSEGHCPLGRIIYIFKYNNITFLERLRSEILKVNAVAFQLHGYNEDVAQRILQGHIMDATERENKYLNALTGFHFMDKSIHLFVLEGLKDEAIKKLWETVPIKLMEDVEKQVTVLYNSGLSFSKRLYDTLDVGLRPFHLYNPLEIIMRQPLLYIRDTVPYTCLQAMLRISHLCQVSKLEEVIQYNLFPSAEMVQNLGKEFGIIPSRGVEQLMADSSKAKDILHPRASQKRTYTPLDIFNKDYVAWKQSQANQGLCTKDFIQANIEDIRIARSALQTLKPKVFVAKVDDGQSAYNYSIQTMNSTSLAKGLLYKEMAKEPARRFTYSQDYHSFTLDPVDVEGERKASEARSRAAWLTYSGFILQDFKDSTESNKHPKNPDEARVEELRKPWRENILHENILKPVLNRNRWPWSKRHKDFELYRRPPAVFSPETPITIHLAGEALHQEQLQAAHAQYVKWLSKILPDKESSSCGRVSEFKCYMRRAGLDKLHDILKDKPMKLSLRAWNKSLPIPYTDTMKEDKPECLHSSDTRTNRRLTSEHSKCQFGHYWMSHSFQHKRNAQPLTEEEKSLHVFDAPQNTTNMYTDLSNTQHKRNVIEMKTCNSVAVFIK
- the cfap92 gene encoding uncharacterized protein cfap92 isoform X2, whose amino-acid sequence is MESGTSKTSVDQLSSNSYDDRQSSDKQETYDGNNDVDDNAVHNSESKETEPEPAGPCPQITDSYLECNADSSYTVTCTVSMVLAVPRGYEDDPVLAVENERQLRTAQSKSIIEAPKAQAYYHVEYKLLPDDSEPIKVDLVMFGLVAKVYMDNETKVLKPWQQGDLLWLGWSQSVKLKVTRELLIKMSSHKVTFRVWDTKDRVSPKAKYDRPKAFRLLQGRRVEDPEQRGTIQDCELESAGGIKGMVYKLQALYEKQNPATSKKWQKYAISTDYQQTSKLKCDTDDPSIPTMVATEKPLLSAVLNTGGSLEQRATFSNRSYGGKQKPQTADPKIITSEATADQEKDTALSTLAKKPSLDPCSTSMKSGTLKDNSLLVSKKKHAYKTDQERTAEEDMSKNEVALAELRTVHFLAGETSLTDCLMICCRKVFKVLCSITLDQPLMSEELKAELNPLIITISSASSLPSTPVPFYDLEQKCMPVYCQYKFHNMPAYRTKGLSHGSNIYFKDVNVILTGLLSTEELHEFLRGPPLEIEIHDRDRKVKEPSSSPAIFGTEATDDKLASTALVHTKQTIYCPFEEKRKPCDPFGIAKLNLSDLLRGHRCLKLSLPIRSYHPVQWLGTDKQDWGDNEPETTDAQDQAMPNGHYLQAKAELKVQVEIAHPFNPDPDKSEGHCPLGRIIYIFKYNNITFLERLRSEILKVNAVAFQLHGYNEDVAQRILQGHIMDATERENKYLNALTGFHFMDKSIHLFVLEGLKDEAIKKLWETVPIKLMEDVEKQVTVLYNSGLSFSKRLYDTLDVGLRPFHLYNPLEIIMRQPLLYIRDTVPYTCLQAMLRISHLCQVSKLEEVIQYNLFPSAEMVQNLGKEFGIIPSRGVEQLMADSSKAKDILHPRASQKRTYTPLDIFNKDYVAWKQSQANQGLCTKDFIQANIEDIRIARSALQTLKPKVFVAKVDDGQSAYNYSIQTMNSTSLAKGLLYKEMAKEPARRFTYSQDYHSFTLDPVDVEGERKASEARSRAAWLTYSGFILQDFKDSTESNKHPKNPDEARVEELRKPWRENILHENILKPVLNRNRWPWSKRHKDFELYRRPPAVFSPETPITIHLAGEALHQEQLQAAHAQYVKWLSKILPDKESSSCGRVSEFKCYMRRAGLDKLHDILKDKPMKLSLRAWNKSLPIPYTDTMKEDKPECLHSSDTRTNRRLTSEHSKCQFGHYWMSHSFQHKRNAQPLTEEEKSLHVFDAPQNTTNMYTDLSNTQHKRNVIEMKTCNSVAVFIK